The following are from one region of the Pelagibaculum spongiae genome:
- a CDS encoding group II intron maturase-specific domain-containing protein — protein sequence MKSRRAGERVLSSINRFIEQRLKLQINREKSQVVKVKDSQFLGFTFKAGRINWHDKSLNKFKRRVRKLTNRNWGVSMKYQLFKISQYLRGWINYYGIASGYQKCVELDHWIRRRVRMAYWRQWRKPRTKVRSLLKLGVLILSAVACGTSSKGPCRSSKTPGIQQGLTNAYLEAEGLFSLRERWITLHYPK from the coding sequence GTGAAAAGTCGCAGAGCGGGTGAGCGAGTGCTTAGCAGCATTAACCGATTTATTGAGCAGCGTTTGAAATTGCAAATCAACCGTGAGAAAAGTCAGGTGGTTAAGGTTAAAGATAGCCAGTTTCTAGGATTTACCTTTAAAGCTGGCCGAATTAATTGGCATGATAAATCGCTGAATAAATTCAAGCGACGAGTCAGAAAATTAACCAACCGAAACTGGGGTGTCTCAATGAAATACCAGCTGTTTAAAATCAGTCAGTATTTACGAGGCTGGATTAATTACTATGGAATTGCCAGCGGCTATCAAAAGTGTGTGGAGTTGGATCACTGGATTCGTCGACGTGTACGAATGGCCTATTGGCGACAGTGGCGTAAACCACGAACCAAAGTAAGAAGTCTGCTGAAATTAGGCGTTCTGATCCTCTCGGCGGTGGCGTGTGGCACCAGTAGCAAAGGGCCTTGTCGCAGCTCGAAAACACCGGGCATTCAGCAAGGTTTAACCAATGCATATTTGGAGGCTGAAGGCTTATTCTCGTTAAGGGAAAGATGGATCACGCTTCACTATCCCAAGTGA